The sequence AAGGTTAGGGAAAATATATCTCCCTTCTGATGACTGTGTTCTTCTGGGTAAAGTCACGAGTGGACAAGATAAAGGTAGGGATGTCCTTTGTAGCTGTAATAGCAAAAGCATTCACTAAACAATCAAATACATATCTCAAGGTACAGATGAATTCCTGTACTTTAGGCCTTAGTCAATATACAATCTTTGCCCTGACGAGGCAGAAGTCCAATAGTGGCTCGTACCGGTCACATAAGTTAGACTACTCAAGCTACAGTTCTGACTGTGCCTACAAGTCCTGgggaaataaatacaaacatggTATATTTAATAATCTGCATATAAAAACTATTGTACCATTTAGTTTTATTGTTTACACTACATATTTATAGAAAATGCCCAAATGAACAGTGTACAATAGATTAATATAAATCATGGTAACctaaaatgcattttttttgggCTGTTTGTTTTGACGTCTGACCCCACTGTAAAAGATTTTTTAGCAGCAATTAAGGCAAAAGGCTGTTCCCCACGGTTACAATTATACCTGAGTACCTAGGACAATAAATTAATGTAACATGTACATGAACTTTGGTGTATGGAATATTATAACATGAACATAACATATTTTGCTGTTTTAAAACACAAGCAATGCTAAAAATTAAAAGCTAAGCTGCATTAAGTCACAAGTCATTAAGTCAttttctttgtctctgtccTGTTCCTCTTACCTATTACCAATTGAACAATATCTAATCTATTGTGCTATAATTATGATCATTGAAATAatcagaaaatatatatatattattaaaggGCATCATTTTTCGGACCACCTGACGGCGCCGCTAACTTTCAAAGTTGCCAGCCTATCCGTGGGTCCGCTTTTCCTTTTATCGGCTATAAGCCATTCGTGAAGGAAACATTTGTCTCTCGGCTGATACCTTCTTTCACTTCAACTGGCAGTGCATCAAAGAGGTGGTCCTCAACAATTAGGCAGTTCTTGCGCAGCAAACGGCAGTTACCCAACTGGGCAGGAAGTCGGTCGAGACAGTTCCCTCGCAGCTCGAGTTGCGTCAGCTGGACAAGTTGTCCTACTGTCTCTGGCAGAACGGTGAGCCCATTGTTTCCAAGACAGAGTGCCTTGAGTTTGGTGCATCTGAACAGTTGTTTGGGAAGCACCTCCAATTTGTTCGAGTTAATCGCCAGGTGTTGAAGATTGTGTAGGAGTCCTACGTCAGTTGGGAGCACTGTAATGGAATTGTGGCCCACATCTAGATGTCGGAGTTTGGGCAATGAGAACAAGGCTGGAGGCAGGGTCTCCAGTTTGTTGTGTGACAGGTGGAGTGCCTCTAAAGTTTTCACTTGGCCGATGGAAGCTGGAATGGTAATAATTTTGTTGTGCCACAGTTTGAGGCAAGTCAACCTCTTGAGGTGTTGAAAGCTGATGACCTCCTCTATGGTTCGGATGTTGTTGGATTTTAGGTCAAGTTCCTGTAGGTTGGTGAGGCTGAAAATAGCATGGGGAATTCGCTCCAACTCACAACTATGTAACTCAAGTTCAGCAAGATTAGTCATCTTTTTAAGACTATTGAGTACCAATAATTTGGTGTCCTCGTTGTGCACCACTAATTTTACAAGATGTGGTGAGAGGTCAGCGATATTGGTTGGCATTTTTGTGAGATTGCTCTTCAGATATAATGTTTTTAGGTGTTTCAAATCGCGCATGGACTCTAGACCTatcattttgttattttccGAGCTCAAATTCCCAACTAGATTCAGCTCCCTCAGGCTTCTCAGCAGATACACCCAATTAGGAATTTCTGCAACATCAGTGAACTTGACATGAAGGCAGCGGAGATGGTCACGAAGGAATGCAAAGGCAGTCTGCTCCACTTTGGCTGGGCAGTGGCAAAGATGCAGCTCCTGCAGGCTTGTCATCTGAGAAACCTTTGCTGAGAACCTCACCTCGGGAATCAGTTCCAGCTTAAGCACGTCTAGGTCAGTGAGATCAAACACTGCATTGGGAAGGCCAGAGAGCATGAAGAGATGCAGCTCCTGCTGATCCTGTGGGTTTCGCGTCACAAGCTGCCTCAATTTTTCAAAAGTCCACTCGTGATTAAGACTGATCTCTCTCAGCTTGTTTTCGCTGACCTCAGACAAGAATACACCGAAACGCTTTGAGTATAGCTGGTCATACTGGTCAACCATGTGTAACAGGAACGCAAAGTCGTTTTTGACATCTGGGATGTCACTGAAGCTGCTCTCCTCTCGGACCTTCTCAAAGGAGTACTCTTTAAGGGACCGCCGGAATagccaaaaaagagaataaatGCACACCATTCCGTAGATCATAATCAAAGCCATGTAGCTCAGAAGAAGCTTTCGCAGCATGTAAGCCATATTGTGGGTGCAGTAGAACCGGCTGTACCCGGTCAGATGTTTGATTTCGGGCACACATTCGTGCACAAATTCGATAGAAGCCATAAAAGTGGACGTGTATGACAAAATCACAATGAACTTGACAGTTTTGACAATGGTCTGAGCCACATACAGCTTGTAGATGAAGTCACTGTCCTCCACGTGGGCCCGGAACTTTCTCACCTTCTCAAAAAGGGCTTTGGCCTGCTCGCCGTCTTTCTTGTCCAGGATCGTCATACTACTTGGGACCTCAACGATGGGCTTATCGGCGGAGAACTTGACCCCCGTGTTTCCAAGCATGGGTGTGGACAAGCTTGCATCCGTGCCATCTTCTTTGCCCTCTGATGATGCGTGTTTTGGAGTCGTAGTCTTCCCCGTCAGCCGCTGCTTGTTCTCCTCAGAGTCCTCACATGCGGTCTCAGAGAGAGCCTTGGTGGTCCAGGGAGACTCGAAACATCTACCCAGGATGGAGACAAAGTGCTCAATCTTTGAGCTCGTTTTGGGGTACTTAAACCAGAAATTGCTGCTGACCATCAGTATGAGGGTGTGGATAAGGGTGAGGTATGGAAAGTACTTGGAATACCAAGGCAAGGCAACGTGGTAGCACATTTGGTTGACAAAGATATATTGTTGATAGTCCAGGTTGGTGCTGATCCCGGCTGGCTGAGAATACATTTTTGCCATTGaggcagtgtgtgcatgtgaaacgTGGCTCCTGTGGACCTCACTGTCAGGTAAGTCCTTGGGTATGATCAGAGGGGTGGGGGACAGCGTTGCCTCATTGACCCCTTGCGTGGTTGCCTCCTTTGGACTTTGTGTGGAGAAAGGTTTAGGCCCCGCCCCTGACGTCTGCTCCGGCTCCTCTATAAAGGGAAGGCACGCCACCTGGTCCTTGGTGATCTGCATCGTCATGGCAAATATAGCCAGCATGAGCATGATCACACCTAGGTAGTCCATGAAGACGTCCCACCatggcttcaggatgcggtacGTCGGTTGGATGTCGTTCAGGGATGCAACCTCTGTGAGAGTGAACATCACTGCAATGAAGAAGATAGAAAATTAGGTTATGGAATCAAAAGTGTTCTGTTAAACATacactttatgttttttttactttcaaatCGTCAACATGTCTCAGTTTGCCATCCGACTGGTGATGAACTCAAGGAGGTTCTTATTATTGTATGGTATCAGATTTCCTTCAACGTGAAAGTACAATACTGCAACAACAAGCAACTCGCAGGGGCTTTCAGTTTGGCAATAGTAAAAGGGCAAGGTAAAGAATTGTTTCATACACGTTTATCTGGTTCAATACAATTCGGAATCAATGGAAAGATTATCAATGAAACATTTAGGTATTCAAAGAAATGAATTTgtcttgcattttttttaatctgcacAGACAATGGGCCTAACATAGATATAAACAAAGGATAAATAACAGCTACTGTACTGTGCAAAAGAATAGGGTATTAAAAACGGATTATTCAATTATGTATACCAGATTTCTATCATATCCCCACACCAATTCCGCATTTGCAGCCACTCCATATAGCCCTGGATGTGACTCAGACCAGACGTTTTTATTTTCCTAAGAAAAGCCATGTGTGGTTTTATGCCCTCTAGTTATGTGGTGCTTCCTGTGTTTGGGTTAGGTTGGGCAGTTGCTCTAACCTTCACCTGTAAATAAGCTGTAACCTTATAACTTAAGGCCAGGTTGCTTTTCAGTCTGAACATAGTGAACTTGTTCACCATTAATTTTCCCTTCACATATAAAGATCAACTTATCTCAATTATTAACTGTATTCGCCGGCTCCTATGGAACATTAGCTCAACAGTCTCGACCCAAACATCCATAGTGGCCCGTTTGGAGGGAGTTAAAATAGCAGTTAGAGATGTAGAGGTTAACGTTACACTAATACACTACTCGATAATTATTCACAGATTTTTGCTGATCTTTAAAACGGGCGACCGGCTTCCATGCTTTAGGTGGGCGATATCAAGTCAACCGAGAGACGAAATAGAATCAATATCGCTTGCAACCGAGATATTTTAAAACAAGATATTATTCCATGTGATCGTATTCGGTGGACATCAGGTGACGGAAAACGGGAACACTAGGAGCCGAGCCTACTTGGGCTAGCACCCTCACGCTATGATGTACCACACGTTAACTTAACCAGCGTAGCTCGTCTACTACTATTGGATAAACACGTATAAACGGCGATCAACTTACTGTTGGTCGGCTGTGATCAAAAAACTATTCTCTCTTCGGTCGACGATCCATGTCTactcttaaaaaataaaaatatcctaCTTCATTGTACTTTTAAGATACCGATGTCACTACACGCATGTACCTAGTCCGTCTCAGCCTTGTACCGTGATGTCGCAAACGTTACACAGGGTTCCTAATGCTGAGGCGAGAGCCATCTCGTCTTCAAGTTGGAGAGTCTGCGCAGATCCTCTCCTGGCCCCCCCGGCTGCAACGGACCGAGCGGTCCCGTGTTGTGATCCGCGGTGCTCATTGGACGGCCGGCTAAGCTCACACAGCCGGGCTCGCTTATCTACACTTCAAATGGGCGGCagaagctcaggaggtagaggggtagaggggtagAGCAGGTTGGTTGGTAACCGGaatgttgctagttcgatccccggttcCTCTTAGCTGGCTGTCGAGGGTTCCCTGGGGAAGACGCCTAACCCGGACTGTTCCTGACTCTTGGGGTAAAAACGTCATGGTAAATGTAAACTGTTCAAGGTCCTAATACCACCGACCACCTGCCCGCCACAGGCGTAACTtgcagaaaagaaaagagaattCACATAGGCTACTCACCTATGCACCATGCCCACACTTGCCACACCACTGGTTTGTTATAATTaaccggtctgtctgtctggaagctgtctggctgtgtgtttggAAAGCCACCAAATAAATATAATCCAAGACAGTGTATTTAACTGAATTGTATTCTGTCACGTTATTGTATAACTGAAGACGCATCCATGGCAGCTATTTTCAGGATAGAGCGGGATATGGTAGATGATACACAGCATAGAGGTGTTGTCTGCTGAGTTTCACCATGATACAGGTTTCAACCGGTCCTGggctgctggctgctgctggtaCTCTGCTGCGCTCACTCCTCCCATGTGCACTTTGAGAGGAAGCTTGGAGCGATCTGTGTGGTGGCTGTACTGTGTTCTCTGCAATTACAGCCCATTGTAGCCCAGCTTCACTGATTTTAGGTACAACATGTTGCTTAAAGGGCGTTACGGAAATTAGGATTAGAGCTCAAAGACATTTGCTTTACTTTTTGGTGGTTATTTTATTACAAATGGTAGCCCAAACGGTACCTCTATTACCATCCCTAAAAATGTAATTTCCATGCTCACTCCATTAATGCCtataaacaatttattttattattgtaatacagtatatattagtattaaatataattatatcattattatcattaatagtaaataataataaaaaaatctaaCCATAGTGGCCAATGGTAAAAAGTCGGTGGCCATCACAAATAACTAATAACTATATAGTCTATATACTATATAAGTCATGATACAGTAGGGATACTTATATCAAAATCAGGGTGTAAAGATCATGACTGTATTTATCTATTATTGCTATAACTATTATTTGTTGTGTGTTCAGTTCTAGACAATGAacgttttctgttttgttaggtgtttactgtgtgtgtgtgtgtgtgtgtgtgtgtgtgtgtgtgtgtgtgtgtgtgtgtgtgtgtgtgtgtgtgtgtgtgtgtgtgtgtgtgtgtgtgtgtgtgtatgcattcatGTGTTGGTTTCTTTGTAGGTGTAATTTGGGATATAGGCCTATTGACCAGCTGTAGATCATGTGTTGATGATGATTGTAGACTGCCCTGGCACGAGGGTTACCAATATCATCATCTCAACTTCCCAGAGCTGAAGTTGCTGTGAGAGACATTATAACTTAGCTTGTGCAAGGATATTCTACTAAAACAAATTAAACGATGACTTATAAAATGGACACGTAATTTGCTTCTTAACTTTTTATTATGTTCGATGAAGGAACAGTTCATTTGTAATAGGTCAAGTTTGAGGCATGTACTCTTCATTTTGTATCAGtcaactatttattttattcagtgatgtgaatatatttgtttataaaaaGTCCCCAAGAAATATACAAGTATCCCTTATTTAATTATTGACTATCAGCACAAAACTTTGTTCCTGAATCGGTTCCAAAACAAACATCTGAAAAGTGATTTGCATGCTTACAAAATGTCATGCTTTCTGTTTAATTGTATGTATTAACACCGTAAGCAAATGCAAGTTTCTCTGCCCTACGGGTATGCATTTAGACCGTCATACAAAAGTATGCTTTCATGCGTTGTCTGTATTTTGAACCTTCTCTCTGCCCGTTGTTTTGCAGACACGTGGTCAGACAAATCTATAAATAGAGGTAGTAGAATCCATTGTTCGCCTGTGTTGTCTGAAAGCTACTCGGTAACATGGCGTCGACAAGCCGGTGCGTATACGTTGTTTAAAATTGTATATCATTGGTTCATGTGTGATGCTTGAATTATGTGTTGATAAAAAACAGTCGAGTGGTTAAAAATCCACTACTGCCACGACATCGTCGGTTCTAAAACTTGTTCGCTATTTCGTTATCTTTGAGGTCCACCACCGTTGTTATGCTACAACGTTGACCATCCAAAACTTAATCTCTTGCGGAAGgcatttataattattttaacaACACTATTGTGTCTTTGCCCTTTGTGTAAGTGACTGTTGTGACCTGCCTTTCTGCCCGCTTTTTATT is a genomic window of Gadus morhua chromosome 8, gadMor3.0, whole genome shotgun sequence containing:
- the lrrc8da gene encoding volume-regulated anion channel subunit LRRC8D isoform X2; translated protein: MFTLTEVASLNDIQPTYRILKPWWDVFMDYLGVIMLMLAIFAMTMQITKDQVACLPFIEEPEQTSGAGPKPFSTQSPKEATTQGVNEATLSPTPLIIPKDLPDSEVHRSHVSHAHTASMAKMYSQPAGISTNLDYQQYIFVNQMCYHVALPWYSKYFPYLTLIHTLILMVSSNFWFKYPKTSSKIEHFVSILGRCFESPWTTKALSETACEDSEENKQRLTGKTTTPKHASSEGKEDGTDASLSTPMLGNTGVKFSADKPIVEVPSSMTILDKKDGEQAKALFEKVRKFRAHVEDSDFIYKLYVAQTIVKTVKFIVILSYTSTFMASIEFVHECVPEIKHLTGYSRFYCTHNMAYMLRKLLLSYMALIMIYGMVCIYSLFWLFRRSLKEYSFEKVREESSFSDIPDVKNDFAFLLHMVDQYDQLYSKRFGVFLSEVSENKLREISLNHEWTFEKLRQLVTRNPQDQQELHLFMLSGLPNAVFDLTDLDVLKLELIPEVRFSAKVSQMTSLQELHLCHCPAKVEQTAFAFLRDHLRCLHVKFTDVAEIPNWVYLLRSLRELNLVGNLSSENNKMIGLESMRDLKHLKTLYLKSNLTKMPTNIADLSPHLVKLVVHNEDTKLLVLNSLKKMTNLAELELHSCELERIPHAIFSLTNLQELDLKSNNIRTIEEVISFQHLKRLTCLKLWHNKIITIPASIGQVKTLEALHLSHNKLETLPPALFSLPKLRHLDVGHNSITVLPTDVGLLHNLQHLAINSNKLEVLPKQLFRCTKLKALCLGNNGLTVLPETVGQLVQLTQLELRGNCLDRLPAQLGNCRLLRKNCLIVEDHLFDALPVEVKEGISRETNVSFTNGL
- the lrrc8da gene encoding volume-regulated anion channel subunit LRRC8D isoform X1 → MMFTLTEVASLNDIQPTYRILKPWWDVFMDYLGVIMLMLAIFAMTMQITKDQVACLPFIEEPEQTSGAGPKPFSTQSPKEATTQGVNEATLSPTPLIIPKDLPDSEVHRSHVSHAHTASMAKMYSQPAGISTNLDYQQYIFVNQMCYHVALPWYSKYFPYLTLIHTLILMVSSNFWFKYPKTSSKIEHFVSILGRCFESPWTTKALSETACEDSEENKQRLTGKTTTPKHASSEGKEDGTDASLSTPMLGNTGVKFSADKPIVEVPSSMTILDKKDGEQAKALFEKVRKFRAHVEDSDFIYKLYVAQTIVKTVKFIVILSYTSTFMASIEFVHECVPEIKHLTGYSRFYCTHNMAYMLRKLLLSYMALIMIYGMVCIYSLFWLFRRSLKEYSFEKVREESSFSDIPDVKNDFAFLLHMVDQYDQLYSKRFGVFLSEVSENKLREISLNHEWTFEKLRQLVTRNPQDQQELHLFMLSGLPNAVFDLTDLDVLKLELIPEVRFSAKVSQMTSLQELHLCHCPAKVEQTAFAFLRDHLRCLHVKFTDVAEIPNWVYLLRSLRELNLVGNLSSENNKMIGLESMRDLKHLKTLYLKSNLTKMPTNIADLSPHLVKLVVHNEDTKLLVLNSLKKMTNLAELELHSCELERIPHAIFSLTNLQELDLKSNNIRTIEEVISFQHLKRLTCLKLWHNKIITIPASIGQVKTLEALHLSHNKLETLPPALFSLPKLRHLDVGHNSITVLPTDVGLLHNLQHLAINSNKLEVLPKQLFRCTKLKALCLGNNGLTVLPETVGQLVQLTQLELRGNCLDRLPAQLGNCRLLRKNCLIVEDHLFDALPVEVKEGISRETNVSFTNGL